The region GTAGTTGCCTTTCTAACTATCATATCAATATCCTCCTTACATTTCTAAATTATTAGAGTAGACTTGGTAATTAGCTATTATACCATAAATAGGAGTAAATTGACATTTAGTATATATTTTATATATTGAATTATTACTACAGAAGTTCATTCCTAAATGTTATACTATCATCCATTACTGAGTTCCAATCCCATGATTTCATTCGTTCTACGAAAGCTTCTCTTGTAAACCCTCCAACTACTCCTATATCCTTTATATTAATCCATTTGTATCCATCATGTTCCTCAGAAATTGTTATTTCTCCAGATACAATTTTACTATGATATATTACACCTACAGTTTGAAATTCTTCACTAGGCATATAATTCCACGTATCAATTAGCTTAATTGGTTTTATCTGAACACCTAATTCTTCTCTTATCTCTCTAGCGAGAGTTTCTTCTGCCGTTTCTCCAAATTCCATTCTACCACCAGGTAAATCCCACCATTTATTGCCATCTATTATTTTATACATAGCCAAAAACTTATCTCCATCAATTATAAGAGCCTTTGTAGAAAAAAAGAATTGTTTCATTCAATTACTCCTTTCAAATAACTATAATTGTTTTAGCTAAATTATACCTTACATGCAAAATATAACTTTACTCTACTTTTAATTTGCTATCGCCTATTGTTATCAATATAAACACTCAATGCTTGGATTCCTTTTATTGAGCATAATGTAATTGAAAAATACATACATATTTTTAATATTAATTCTAAATAAGCCAGAATAGTAATACCAAACGCCATATCCATATTGCTCCTTCTCTAATTTCTAAATCTTTTTTATATATCCTATTATATAA is a window of Vallitalea longa DNA encoding:
- a CDS encoding NUDIX hydrolase, coding for MKQFFFSTKALIIDGDKFLAMYKIIDGNKWWDLPGGRMEFGETAEETLAREIREELGVQIKPIKLIDTWNYMPSEEFQTVGVIYHSKIVSGEITISEEHDGYKWINIKDIGVVGGFTREAFVERMKSWDWNSVMDDSITFRNELL